A window of the Gossypium hirsutum isolate 1008001.06 chromosome A03, Gossypium_hirsutum_v2.1, whole genome shotgun sequence genome harbors these coding sequences:
- the LOC107886247 gene encoding cingulin-like protein 1, translating into MKAFHPFLLVKKQVYKAMDEKRISGSCLIISEDNKSDSFYPMCFGVSCAFFALRFLIGTEKGDEKWCEFRDKMVQGSAQLLGLLAWRIQREEVNLAKAELVQKLETAEKEIEELKQMRHEDAKANEKVVGIFASQEQGWLIERKKLRLQIGALINELRVLEKKKDDEIAGLKQKFDEMEILVKSKNKMIEEMGVKGKELEEKAMKLESVAQELRETAKREAQEHSNEIWKHKTAFIEIVSNQRQLEAEMGRAFRQVEATKMELDAVLEQKEESVVLAQKLSMEITKMRKDLEQKDKILSAMLRKSKLDTAEKQLLLKEVKVSKAKKKQAELETERWKAVSETRHERHSLKGMFSNQAQASAKLDYPELKTDPEAFSLLPDCQSPQGTEDLVVTADVKRLESWVRAEAEKYANVIEKRHHLELDAFAEQMRLKDEKLEGFRWRLLSMELESERLQSHVDGLNQDVSQLRQDNMKLEAMLLEREEELNSLKDQFASQLKPMSCQKSDILNISLHDPALTHDSFWPKVRIVKKKATEKEQEKKTSLLDKEEIIPSCKDSKNIRLIVQSPEKDFEEERESVDPGSLQKETNDSLVVDCVDQPRGASAKTKNNPWRMDLQALGVSYKIKRLKQQLLMLERLKGKQESGEDMDGGDNGIKGFLLLISLLDKQVSRYQSLQGKTDDLCKRMNENEVDSSQGDCSNVKTKGGTTRSLEHFLEETFQLQRYMVATGQKLMEIQSKTAPGFNGVELDKTATFDMKQFSDNIKSLFQEVQRGLEVRIARIIGDLEGTLACEGMTHFRR; encoded by the exons ATGAAAGCATTTCACCCTTTTCTTCTT GTGAAGAAGCAAGTTTATAAGGCAATGGATGAGAAGCGAATTTCTGGTTCATGTCTAATCATCTCCGAAGACAATAAAAGTGACAGCTTTTATCCAATGTGTTTTGGTGTCTCTTGTGCTTTCTTTGCTCTCAGATTCCTCATAGGAACCGAAAAgggtgatgagaaatggtgtgaATTTCGTGATAAAATGGTTCAAGGAAGTGCTCAGCTCTTGGGGTTGCTTGCATGGAGAATCCAGAGAGAAGAAGTCAATCTAGCAAAGGCTGAACTTGTTCAAAAGCTTGAGACGGCTGAGAAAGAGATTGAGGAGTTAAAGCAAATGAGACATGAAGATGCAAAAGCAAATGAGAAGGTTGTCGGCATCTTTGCATCACAAGAGCAAGGATGGTTGATTGAAAGAAAGAAGCTTCGGCTGCAAATTGGAGCCCTTATAAATGAATTGAGAGTCCTggagaagaagaaagatgatgaaATTGCTGGCTTGAAACAAAAATTCGATGAAATGGAAATCTTGGTGAAGTCTAAGAATAAGATGATTGAAGAAATGGGGGTGAAAGGGAAGGAATTAGAAGAGAAGGCAATGAAGTTGGAAAGTGTTGCTCAAGAATTGAGGGAAACAGCAAAGCGTGAAGCTCAGGAGCATTCCAACGAGATTTGGAAGCACAAAACTGCTTTCATTGAGATTGTTTCAAATCAAAGGCAACTTGAAGCAGAGATGGGGCGAGCCTTTAGGCAAGTTGAAGCTACAAAAATGGAGCTTGATGCTGTCCTAGAACAAAAGGAGGAATCAGTTGTGTTGGCACAAAAGCTGTCCATGGAAATCACGAAAATGCGCAAGGATTTGGAGCAAAAAGACAAGATTTTGTCTGCAATGTTAAGGAAATCGAAGTTAGACACAGCAGAGAAACAATTGCTTTTGAAAGAAGTTAAAGTATCAAAGGCAAAGAAGAAGCAAGCTGAGCTAGAAACAGAAAGGTGGAAAGCAGTCTCTGAGACTAGACATGAGAGACATTCATTGAAGGGTATGTTCAGTAACCAAGCTCAAGCCAGTGCAAAATTGGATTATCCAGAACTGAAAACAGACCCAGAAGCCTTTTCTCTTCTTCCAGATTGTCAATCTCCACAAGGAACTGAGGATTTAG TGGTGACAGCTGATGTTAAAAGGCTGGAAAGTTGGGTTCGAGCGGAGGCAGAAAAGTATGCGAATGTGATTGAGAAAAGACATCATTTGGAACTGGATGCATTTGCTGAACAAATGAGACTGAAAGATGAGAAGTTAGAGGGTTTTCGCTGGCGACTGTTGAGCATGGAACTAGAGTCGGAGCGGTTGCAGTCCCATGTTGATGGACTGAACCAGGATGTATCTCAGCTCAGACAAGACAACATGAAATTGGAGGCCATGCTATTGGAGAGAGAAGAAGAATTAAATTCCTTGAAGGATCAGTTTGCATCACAATTAAAGCCTATGAGTTGTCAAAAGAGTGACATATTAAATATATCTCTGCACGATCCAGCTTTGACACATGATTCCTTTTGGCCTAAAGTCAGGATTGTAAAGAAAAAGGCAACCGAGAAGgagcaagaaaaaaaaacaagccTGCTAGATAAAGAAGAGATAATCCCATCTTGCAAAGACTCCAAAAACATCAGATTGATTGTTCAATCACCTGAAAAGGATTTTGAAGAAGAAAGAGAGTCTGTCGACCCTGGTTCACTCCAGAAAGAAACTAATGATTCATTGGTGGTGGATTGTGTTGACCAGCCCAGGGGTGCCAGTGCTAAAACCAAAAACAACCCATGGAGGATGGATCTTCAAGCTCTTGGAGTTTCTTACAAGATCAAAAGGTTGAAACAGCAACTTCTCATGCTTGAGAGGTTAAAAGGAAAGCAAGAAAGTGGAGAGGATATGGATGGGGGTGACAATGGGATCAAAGGGTTTCTGTTGTTGATCTCTTTGCTTGATAAACAAGTCAGCCGCTACCAGTCCCTTCAAGGGAAGACTGACGATCTCTGTAAGCGGATG AATGAGAATGAGGTAGACTCGAGTCAAGGAGATTGCAGCAATGTGAAAACGAAAGGAGGAACCACCAGAAGCCTGGAGCATTTCCTAGAGGAGACATTCCAGTTGCAGAGATATATGGTTGCAACGGGTCAAAAGTTGATGGAAATTCAATCCAAAACAGCCCCTGGGTTCAATGGGGTGGAGTTAGACAAGACAGCCACCTTCGACATGAAGCAATTCTCTGATAATATTAAATCTTTGTTTCAGGAAGTTCAAAGGGGTCTTGAGGTCCGAATAGCTCGAATCATTGGAGATCTTGAAGGAACATTGGCTTGTGAGGGAATGACACATTTTAGAAGGTAG